The following are from one region of the Rhodopirellula sp. P2 genome:
- a CDS encoding 3-keto-disaccharide hydrolase — translation MLFALASTSVGQGTHAQERPESLAPAAATAAPASEDIGVSDEEFRTRSRSLFDGQILAGFEGDASWFRIEDETIVAGRLDQPIPKNQFLATTEKFDNFEFRAEIRMRGEGRNAGIQFRSRRPKKSDQVPPHEMIGYQADAGYSAERSIWGALYDESRRRRMLQLPEPPFEVEWKRSRDQQDSQGEQDSQSAAPEQTEWIEMRIVCRGPRIQISLNGIQTVDYTESEDDIPQVGVIGLQIHAGKPAEAWYRNLRILGLD, via the coding sequence ATGCTATTTGCCCTGGCCAGCACTTCGGTGGGGCAGGGCACACACGCTCAAGAGCGACCTGAATCACTTGCACCCGCCGCGGCGACCGCGGCGCCGGCGAGCGAGGACATCGGCGTCAGCGACGAAGAATTTCGAACTCGCAGTCGATCCCTGTTCGACGGTCAGATCCTGGCTGGATTCGAAGGAGATGCCTCCTGGTTTCGAATCGAAGACGAAACGATCGTGGCCGGCCGGCTGGATCAACCGATTCCCAAGAATCAGTTTCTGGCCACCACCGAGAAGTTTGACAACTTCGAGTTCCGGGCTGAAATCCGGATGCGTGGCGAGGGCCGAAACGCGGGCATCCAGTTCCGCTCACGACGCCCAAAGAAAAGCGACCAGGTGCCACCGCACGAGATGATCGGCTACCAAGCTGACGCGGGTTACTCCGCTGAGCGTTCGATTTGGGGTGCGTTGTACGACGAATCGCGTCGCCGCCGAATGCTGCAATTGCCCGAACCGCCGTTCGAAGTCGAGTGGAAACGCAGCCGCGACCAACAAGACTCACAGGGTGAGCAGGACTCACAATCCGCCGCACCGGAACAAACCGAATGGATCGAGATGCGGATCGTGTGCCGGGGGCCGCGGATTCAGATCAGTCTCAACGGAATTCAGACCGTTGACTACACTGAATCGGAAGACGACATCCCCCAAGTCGGGGTGATTGGTTTGCAAATTCATGCTGGCAAACCCGCCGAAGCTTGGTACCGCAACCTGCGCATTCTTGGACTGGACTGA
- a CDS encoding HAD family hydrolase yields the protein MATDIRFIYFDLGNILVSFDRNRANDNVADLFGGTREASDEILHASGLQNRLETGLITAEEYAQAIRDAYATLVGPNGMVATGDIMRAISDMFTPIEPMVAALQSLRDAKVPIGILSNTCEAHWTWVNGRGWEVMSGPFEVQVVSYEAQSMKPDRLIYETAMNLASECLATRQGRDENAALRPEEILFVDDRPENVDAARSHGWTAEVCLGGEQAIDVLRRHGFNVPLASTA from the coding sequence ATGGCAACCGACATTCGATTTATCTACTTCGACCTCGGGAACATCTTGGTCTCGTTTGATCGCAATCGAGCCAACGACAATGTGGCCGATCTGTTTGGTGGCACCCGCGAAGCCTCCGATGAAATCCTGCACGCGAGCGGGTTGCAGAATCGATTGGAAACCGGGTTGATCACGGCAGAAGAGTACGCGCAAGCCATCCGCGATGCCTACGCGACGCTGGTGGGTCCCAATGGAATGGTGGCGACCGGCGACATCATGCGTGCGATCAGTGACATGTTCACTCCGATCGAACCGATGGTTGCCGCCTTGCAATCATTGCGTGACGCGAAAGTCCCGATTGGAATCCTCAGCAACACCTGCGAGGCTCACTGGACCTGGGTCAACGGCCGGGGCTGGGAAGTCATGAGCGGTCCGTTTGAAGTGCAGGTCGTCAGCTACGAGGCCCAGAGCATGAAACCGGACCGCCTGATTTATGAAACAGCGATGAATTTGGCCAGCGAGTGCTTGGCAACCAGGCAAGGCAGAGACGAGAATGCCGCGTTGCGCCCAGAAGAAATTCTCTTCGTCGACGATCGTCCAGAAAACGTCGACGCGGCACGCTCTCACGGATGGACGGCGGAAGTGTGTTTGGGTGGTGAACAAGCCATCGATGTTTTGCGACGACACGGGTTCAACGTCCCTCTCGCATCCACCGCCTAG
- a CDS encoding Ppx/GppA phosphatase family protein, protein MDNPLTPRSTATAPHISAANPHLNTATSHIATPLDNSPRTVAAIDIGATSIRMAIAEILPDGSVRTLESLLQPVDLGRDAFETRRLSRKGIERAAAVLRRFRRVLREYGIDSTNDIRVVATSAVREASNRVAFIDRVYVATGLDVEPIDEAEVNRITYMGITPQLMALAETAESKSLVVEVGGGSTELLVIRGGNVLHSESFRLGSLRLLQTLDASGARGVRWRELLETHIRRILVRISEQVRTDIQLNLVALGGDIRFAAHCLIEDWDETSLARIPVDKLEELTQQILEMGEDAVVKKYGATFVEAETLAPALLAYTMLARHFELKHILVSDINLRDGLLADIVQGGNWTSEFRQQIVRSAVSLGRKYQIDETHSRAVAELARRLFEELTKEHQLDARYEVLLYVSALLHEVGLYISLHSNHKHAYYIIRNSDLFGLSQQELRLVALVARYHRRASPQSNHEGYGSLDRHDRVAVAKMAAILRLAIALDDTRSGRIREINLSQEGKRLVISAPGVDDVSLEQIAMRSQSGLFQDIFGKPVLLRPEVK, encoded by the coding sequence ATGGACAATCCACTCACACCTCGAAGCACCGCGACCGCGCCGCACATCAGTGCTGCGAACCCGCACCTCAACACGGCGACCTCGCACATTGCCACGCCACTGGACAACTCCCCGCGAACGGTAGCGGCGATTGACATCGGTGCGACCAGCATCCGGATGGCGATCGCGGAGATCTTGCCCGACGGCAGCGTCCGCACCTTGGAGTCGTTGCTGCAACCCGTCGACCTGGGACGCGACGCCTTTGAAACGCGACGCCTGTCACGCAAAGGCATTGAACGAGCCGCGGCGGTTTTGAGACGTTTCCGCCGAGTCCTGCGGGAATACGGCATCGACTCGACCAACGACATTCGCGTCGTCGCCACCAGCGCGGTTCGCGAAGCCAGCAACCGCGTCGCGTTCATTGACCGAGTCTATGTGGCCACCGGTTTGGACGTCGAACCGATCGATGAAGCCGAGGTGAACCGGATCACCTACATGGGCATCACGCCCCAGTTGATGGCCTTGGCAGAAACTGCCGAGAGCAAATCGTTGGTCGTGGAAGTTGGCGGCGGCAGCACCGAATTGCTCGTCATTCGCGGTGGCAATGTCCTGCACAGCGAATCGTTCCGGTTGGGATCCTTGCGATTGCTGCAGACGCTGGACGCGTCCGGTGCCCGCGGCGTTCGCTGGCGTGAACTGCTGGAAACCCACATCCGCCGAATCCTGGTTCGCATCAGCGAACAAGTCCGCACGGACATCCAACTGAACTTGGTCGCACTCGGTGGCGACATTCGTTTCGCCGCGCATTGTTTGATCGAAGATTGGGACGAGACCTCACTGGCTCGCATTCCGGTCGACAAGCTCGAAGAACTGACCCAGCAAATCCTGGAAATGGGTGAGGACGCGGTCGTCAAAAAGTATGGTGCGACGTTTGTCGAAGCGGAAACGTTGGCGCCGGCCTTGCTGGCGTACACGATGCTGGCACGACACTTTGAGCTCAAGCACATCCTGGTCAGCGACATCAACCTGCGAGACGGGCTGCTGGCCGACATCGTGCAGGGTGGCAATTGGACCAGCGAATTCCGCCAGCAGATCGTTCGCTCAGCCGTTTCGCTCGGACGCAAATACCAAATCGACGAGACCCATTCCCGAGCCGTCGCCGAGTTGGCTCGCCGGTTGTTCGAAGAACTGACCAAAGAGCACCAACTGGACGCCCGCTACGAAGTGCTGCTGTACGTGTCCGCGTTGCTGCACGAAGTTGGCTTGTACATCAGTCTGCACAGCAATCACAAACACGCTTATTACATCATTCGCAACAGCGACCTGTTTGGCCTGTCGCAACAAGAGTTGAGGCTGGTTGCGTTGGTGGCCCGGTATCACCGCCGTGCCTCACCGCAATCGAACCACGAAGGTTACGGGTCCCTGGATCGACACGACCGAGTCGCGGTGGCCAAAATGGCCGCGATTCTGCGTCTGGCGATCGCGCTCGATGACACTCGCAGCGGCCGAATCCGCGAAATCAATCTCTCCCAAGAAGGCAAACGATTGGTCATTTCCGCCCCGGGAGTGGACGACGTGTCGCTGGAACAAATCGCCATGCGAAGCCAGTCGGGTTTGTTCCAAGACATCTTTGGCAAACCCGTTCTTCTGCGTCCCGAGGTGAAGTGA
- a CDS encoding protein-L-isoaspartate(D-aspartate) O-methyltransferase, translating into MSEQRPPNPNASPGCDAVAIESRKKRWACQATLVCLLTSAMTPVWSQSPEQPASSLHPTPSTSDNSLAQPPPLILGQTGSSPTALHDRYAAARRKLVETRIRTAGVTNEAVLKSIETTPRHEFVPSAVRDKAYFDMALPIGSAQTISSPFIVASMTETLDPQPTDKVLEIGTGSGYQAAVLSPLVAEVYSIEIVDELGTRAAGVLSRLSYENVHTRIGDGFLGWPEAAPFDKIIVTCSPESVPVPLVEQLREGGSMIIPVGERYQQTLYRMTKRDGKLVREPLRPTLFVPMTGTAEDARQTLPDPANPKVVNQDFSDPPGADDPEGFVPGWYYGRQVQQIALPASAADGAEDSGLIRFENETPGLGSHLLQGIAIDGTKVSLIRLSARLRTENVVKGPDADSWPMVAISFYDELRRDLGTFSMGPYRGTRPWREDSRLVRVPRAAREAIVRVGLFGATGSSEFDHVAIEKID; encoded by the coding sequence ATGTCGGAGCAGCGCCCCCCCAACCCAAACGCCTCCCCTGGCTGCGACGCGGTTGCAATCGAATCCCGAAAGAAGCGTTGGGCGTGCCAGGCCACCTTGGTGTGCCTGCTGACTTCGGCGATGACGCCCGTTTGGTCGCAGTCCCCGGAACAGCCCGCTTCCTCTCTCCATCCAACTCCATCGACGAGCGACAATTCCTTGGCCCAGCCTCCTCCGTTGATCCTGGGTCAAACTGGCTCCTCACCGACTGCCCTCCACGACCGCTACGCCGCCGCCCGCCGCAAGCTGGTTGAAACCAGGATTCGCACCGCCGGCGTGACCAACGAAGCGGTCCTGAAATCCATCGAAACCACGCCCCGGCACGAGTTTGTGCCGTCGGCCGTTCGCGACAAAGCCTACTTCGACATGGCCTTGCCGATCGGTTCCGCTCAAACGATCAGCAGCCCCTTCATCGTCGCCTCGATGACCGAAACGCTGGACCCACAACCGACGGACAAAGTGCTGGAAATCGGCACCGGCAGCGGCTACCAAGCCGCCGTGCTGAGCCCCTTGGTGGCGGAGGTGTATTCGATTGAAATTGTCGACGAACTGGGCACCCGAGCGGCGGGCGTGTTGAGCCGACTGAGCTACGAAAACGTCCACACCCGAATCGGCGATGGGTTCCTGGGTTGGCCGGAGGCCGCACCGTTCGACAAAATCATCGTGACGTGCAGCCCTGAATCCGTGCCCGTTCCACTGGTCGAACAGCTCCGCGAAGGCGGCTCGATGATCATCCCCGTCGGGGAACGCTACCAACAAACGCTGTACCGGATGACCAAACGCGACGGCAAATTGGTGCGTGAACCTCTGCGTCCCACGTTGTTCGTTCCGATGACGGGCACCGCCGAAGACGCTCGCCAGACACTCCCTGACCCTGCCAATCCCAAAGTCGTCAACCAAGACTTCTCCGATCCACCCGGCGCCGATGATCCGGAAGGCTTCGTGCCGGGCTGGTACTACGGCCGGCAAGTCCAGCAGATCGCCTTGCCTGCGTCCGCAGCGGATGGAGCCGAAGATTCCGGTCTGATCCGCTTCGAGAACGAAACCCCTGGTTTGGGGTCGCACCTGCTGCAGGGCATCGCAATTGACGGAACGAAGGTCTCCTTGATTCGGTTGTCGGCGCGGCTGCGGACGGAAAACGTCGTCAAAGGCCCCGATGCGGACTCGTGGCCAATGGTCGCCATCAGTTTTTACGATGAACTGAGACGTGACCTGGGGACCTTTTCGATGGGCCCCTACCGAGGCACTCGCCCTTGGCGGGAAGACAGCCGGTTGGTTCGGGTCCCGCGGGCCGCTCGGGAAGCCATCGTGCGAGTCGGGCTGTTCGGCGCGACGGGCAGTTCCGAATTTGATCACGTGGCGATTGAAAAGATCGACTGA
- a CDS encoding TIGR03000 domain-containing protein produces MQLLACLTVALSTSVSAEAGGSYGSYGSSGGSGVVYGSSGGSSGGGLLSGLRARIAARHAGSSGGSVGASSGGSSGGYTAAYASSGGSSGGSSGGSSGGYSRGSSGGGLAGHLRQKIARLKARRHGSSGGYVVKANYSSGGTSYSSGGRSSGGSSGGYYAPSVSYSSAYSGGSSGGSSGGVSYAAPIHYAAPSVSHSYPMIESAPIYSAPIQGETIIDGGAPIGETIIDGSVIDSGAAYESRKPTLDDDAALLTVAVPVDSARVTVNGHETTSDGMVRQFMSRGLKDGYLYTYEVVVTYDVDGEERTDKRTIKLRPGDMERLVFNQTEAVSDEEAEEEDQFSAVETAQPETVVQLHVPAEAKVVLAGNETNGFGTVRTFRTTQLAAGQNWENYTVRVLLESNGRQLSQERTINVAAGDTVELNFEFDDQAIAMR; encoded by the coding sequence ATGCAATTATTGGCATGCCTCACGGTGGCGCTCAGCACGAGCGTTTCCGCAGAGGCGGGTGGCTCCTACGGGAGTTACGGCAGTAGCGGTGGCAGTGGCGTCGTCTACGGCAGCAGCGGCGGAAGCAGTGGGGGCGGATTACTTTCCGGCCTGCGCGCTCGCATCGCGGCTCGCCACGCTGGTTCGTCAGGGGGCTCGGTCGGAGCTTCCTCCGGCGGTTCGTCGGGTGGATACACCGCGGCGTACGCTTCTTCAGGTGGATCCTCAGGAGGTTCTTCCGGCGGATCGTCCGGCGGGTACTCGCGTGGATCTTCCGGCGGTGGCTTGGCTGGTCACCTGCGTCAAAAAATCGCTCGCCTCAAAGCTCGCCGTCATGGCAGCAGCGGCGGGTACGTTGTCAAAGCCAACTACAGCAGCGGTGGCACGTCCTACAGCAGCGGCGGACGTTCGTCCGGCGGCAGCAGTGGCGGCTACTACGCTCCTTCGGTGTCGTATTCGTCGGCTTACTCAGGCGGCAGCAGCGGTGGCAGCTCCGGCGGAGTCAGCTACGCAGCTCCCATCCATTACGCCGCACCTTCGGTGTCGCACAGTTACCCCATGATCGAATCGGCTCCGATTTACTCGGCACCCATTCAGGGCGAAACCATCATCGACGGTGGAGCTCCCATCGGCGAGACCATCATTGATGGCTCGGTCATCGACAGCGGTGCTGCTTACGAATCCCGCAAACCGACGTTGGATGACGACGCCGCTTTGTTGACCGTTGCAGTTCCTGTCGACTCGGCTCGTGTGACCGTCAACGGACACGAAACAACCAGCGATGGAATGGTTCGCCAATTCATGTCGCGTGGTCTCAAAGACGGTTACCTCTACACCTACGAAGTCGTCGTGACCTACGACGTCGACGGGGAAGAGCGGACTGACAAACGAACCATCAAACTTCGTCCCGGCGACATGGAACGCTTGGTGTTCAACCAAACCGAAGCTGTCTCAGACGAAGAAGCGGAAGAAGAAGACCAATTCAGCGCCGTTGAAACTGCTCAACCCGAAACGGTTGTTCAACTTCACGTTCCTGCCGAAGCGAAAGTCGTTTTGGCTGGCAACGAAACCAACGGCTTTGGAACGGTTCGCACCTTCCGCACGACCCAATTGGCCGCTGGTCAAAACTGGGAAAACTACACCGTTCGCGTTTTGTTGGAGTCCAATGGTCGCCAACTGAGCCAAGAACGCACGATCAACGTTGCTGCGGGTGACACCGTCGAACTCAACTTCGAGTTCGACGACCAAGCCATCGCCATGCGATAA